The following proteins come from a genomic window of Terribacillus aidingensis:
- a CDS encoding 2-dehydropantoate 2-reductase — translation MRINVIGGGAIGLLITAKLGRFHDVRLLTRTREQSELIAAEGLLLKGEVNALETLASTDWQALGQADVWIVCVKQYDVQPIWEKLKLHVKAAIVFLQNGMAHTDFLQEDEFDYPIIVGSVEHGALRVDSRTVEHTGKAAIRLADLTGNHAEKIVNQLHESDFPFLFEQDWHVMLGKKLIANAVINPLTAIYRVENGALLEHPAFQKIAWVLCKEAADTLELEEKQQWANVCRIIQATKANLSSMHRDIQSGRQTEIESISGYIRKHAKKAVPYTDFVYYSILGLTKQQERTNL, via the coding sequence ATGAGAATCAATGTGATCGGCGGAGGAGCAATCGGGTTACTTATAACCGCAAAACTCGGCAGATTCCATGATGTGCGGCTTTTGACTAGAACACGAGAACAATCCGAACTGATTGCAGCGGAAGGTCTTCTTCTCAAGGGTGAAGTAAACGCATTGGAGACGTTAGCTTCTACTGATTGGCAGGCTTTGGGGCAAGCAGATGTATGGATTGTCTGTGTAAAACAATATGATGTGCAGCCGATCTGGGAAAAGTTGAAGCTGCATGTAAAAGCTGCAATCGTCTTCCTCCAAAACGGGATGGCTCATACGGACTTTTTGCAGGAAGATGAATTTGATTATCCTATCATCGTAGGGTCTGTCGAACATGGTGCCCTACGGGTAGATTCTCGTACTGTAGAACATACAGGGAAAGCGGCCATTCGTCTGGCAGATCTGACTGGTAATCATGCTGAAAAGATTGTAAATCAGCTCCATGAATCGGATTTCCCGTTTTTATTTGAGCAGGACTGGCATGTGATGTTAGGCAAAAAACTGATTGCGAATGCTGTGATCAATCCGTTGACTGCAATTTATCGGGTGGAGAATGGTGCACTGCTGGAACACCCTGCCTTTCAAAAAATAGCATGGGTATTATGCAAGGAAGCTGCAGATACGCTAGAGTTAGAGGAAAAACAGCAATGGGCAAATGTTTGCAGGATCATACAAGCTACGAAAGCTAATTTGTCCTCCATGCACAGAGATATTCAATCCGGCAGGCAGACTGAGATTGAATCCATATCAGGATATATCCGCAAGCATGCAAAAAAGGCTGTTCCTTATACGGATTTTGTCTACTATAGTATACTTGGACTTACGAAACAGCAGGAGAGGACGAATCTATGA
- a CDS encoding DUF3397 domain-containing protein: MTHLIAYLLAVAITVPPLATWIYYLIARRIIHKRRNAFLHSVQTTAVFYIFSVMIMLQIILQHTVIGYMIGFLAVLFILVVLMHYKYRGEIVFKHVWRIFLRICFLLFGPLYILLLVAGVIVTFIRQ, from the coding sequence ATGACCCACTTAATCGCTTACCTTCTAGCGGTAGCAATCACGGTACCGCCGCTTGCTACTTGGATTTATTATTTGATTGCCAGACGGATCATTCATAAAAGACGGAATGCTTTTCTCCATAGCGTGCAAACTACTGCCGTATTCTATATCTTTTCTGTTATGATTATGTTGCAAATCATTTTACAGCATACAGTGATCGGTTATATGATAGGATTCCTTGCGGTATTGTTTATATTGGTTGTGCTCATGCATTACAAATACCGCGGCGAGATCGTCTTTAAGCATGTGTGGCGCATCTTCCTGCGTATCTGCTTCCTCTTGTTCGGTCCGCTGTACATCCTCCTGCTAGTGGCGGGAGTTATCGTTACATTTATCAGACAGTAA
- the bshC gene encoding bacillithiol biosynthesis cysteine-adding enzyme BshC, protein MVIQPMRLESPNKLVADYRAELPSIMGKFDFSPFRQESYATRLEELEAREFPREALVELLLKCNKEWGADQVTIQNINKLADTNTVAVVGGQQAGLFTGPLLTLHKITSIISLASEQSKKLGSTVIPVFWIAGEDHDVEEINHIFLPNRNKLKKFKWKQHLTEKIAASDVVLDNGLMHDFLQEVMAVLPETAYTKDIHSTVSNILDQSETFVDFFAKFIHFLYKDTGLVLLDSGDPALRQVERPFFQELINKQQEISHGVYGASQELQQIGYADVLGAETEDANLFCYIDGERTLLIRDSEGKWRGKADEAVFTEEELLLIAETAPERLSNNVVTRPLMQDYLLPVLAFIAGPGEIAYWANLKPGFQAVGFNMPPVMPRLSFTMLDGKTEKLLNRYRLRPEKAIAFGVEAEKIHYLAAQQQPPIAVVSEQVKRAMADLHAPLRRSAASIADDLGSLAEKNLRHLEEDIDFLVKRMEARIKEQHGVALSHFDHIQCTLHPENGLQERTWSIFPIWNMHGVEIWRELAQKSYDFTTPHHIVTL, encoded by the coding sequence ATGGTAATACAACCAATGAGACTGGAAAGTCCGAACAAATTGGTGGCCGATTATCGGGCAGAGCTTCCTTCTATTATGGGGAAATTCGATTTTTCTCCATTCCGCCAAGAAAGCTATGCGACTAGACTGGAGGAGCTTGAAGCTCGTGAGTTCCCGAGGGAGGCGCTAGTGGAACTCCTTCTCAAATGCAATAAAGAGTGGGGAGCGGATCAGGTTACGATCCAAAATATCAATAAATTAGCTGATACGAATACAGTTGCTGTTGTCGGCGGGCAGCAGGCAGGCCTCTTCACGGGTCCTTTATTGACACTGCATAAGATCACCTCCATCATTTCCCTTGCTTCCGAGCAGAGTAAAAAACTGGGCTCGACGGTCATACCGGTGTTTTGGATAGCGGGTGAGGATCATGATGTGGAGGAGATCAATCACATCTTCCTGCCAAATCGTAACAAGTTGAAAAAATTCAAATGGAAACAGCATCTCACTGAAAAGATTGCAGCTTCTGATGTAGTACTCGATAACGGTTTGATGCATGATTTCTTGCAAGAAGTGATGGCTGTCTTGCCGGAGACAGCATATACAAAGGATATCCACTCTACGGTGAGTAATATATTGGATCAATCAGAGACATTCGTTGATTTCTTCGCGAAATTCATTCATTTCCTATACAAGGATACAGGTTTGGTGCTTTTGGATTCCGGAGATCCGGCACTGCGGCAAGTAGAGCGACCATTTTTCCAGGAGCTGATCAACAAGCAGCAGGAAATAAGCCACGGTGTTTATGGAGCATCTCAGGAGCTCCAGCAGATAGGTTATGCTGATGTGTTAGGCGCAGAAACAGAAGATGCTAACCTGTTCTGTTATATTGACGGTGAAAGAACGCTGCTTATACGCGACAGTGAGGGTAAGTGGCGAGGCAAAGCTGATGAAGCAGTCTTTACGGAAGAAGAGCTGTTGCTTATTGCGGAAACAGCGCCGGAAAGACTGAGCAATAATGTTGTCACGCGCCCGCTCATGCAGGACTACCTCCTGCCGGTGCTTGCTTTCATTGCAGGCCCTGGAGAAATCGCCTATTGGGCGAATTTGAAACCGGGTTTCCAGGCGGTCGGCTTTAACATGCCGCCCGTCATGCCGCGTCTTTCCTTCACGATGCTGGATGGCAAGACAGAAAAGCTGCTCAACCGATATCGTTTGCGCCCCGAAAAGGCTATTGCATTTGGTGTCGAAGCGGAAAAAATTCATTATCTAGCTGCACAGCAACAGCCGCCGATTGCTGTTGTATCTGAACAGGTGAAGCGGGCAATGGCTGATTTGCACGCACCGCTCCGGCGAAGTGCTGCATCGATTGCAGATGATCTTGGCAGCCTGGCAGAAAAGAATCTCCGTCATTTGGAAGAGGATATCGATTTTCTGGTCAAGCGTATGGAAGCTAGAATTAAAGAGCAGCATGGTGTGGCATTATCCCATTTTGACCATATTCAATGTACGCTTCACCCGGAAAATGGACTGCAAGAGCGGACATGGAGTATCTTCCCTATATGGAATATGCATGGAGTGGAGATTTGGCGCGAATTAGCGCAGAAAAGCTATGATTTCACCACTCCCCACCATATCGTAACGTTATAA
- the mraZ gene encoding division/cell wall cluster transcriptional repressor MraZ has translation MFMGEFQHSVDTKGRIIVPAKFRENLGERFVLTRGLDQCLFGYPMEEWRLLEEKLKKLPLTKKDARAFTRFFFSGAVECELDKQGRINIPAPLRKYAKLEKDVAIIGVSGRIEFWAESEWNSYFDESEESFAEIAENMLDFDI, from the coding sequence ATGTTCATGGGGGAATTTCAGCATTCGGTAGATACGAAAGGACGTATTATCGTACCTGCCAAGTTCCGAGAAAACTTAGGGGAACGTTTCGTACTGACCCGAGGATTGGACCAATGTCTGTTTGGATACCCTATGGAGGAATGGAGACTCCTAGAAGAAAAACTAAAAAAGCTGCCATTGACCAAGAAGGATGCCCGAGCATTCACTCGCTTCTTCTTTTCAGGAGCAGTCGAATGTGAGCTTGATAAGCAAGGGAGAATCAATATCCCTGCACCGCTCCGGAAATATGCGAAGCTGGAAAAGGACGTTGCCATCATTGGTGTGTCTGGACGGATCGAATTCTGGGCGGAGAGCGAATGGAATTCCTATTTTGATGAATCTGAGGAATCTTTTGCTGAAATCGCTGAAAATATGCTTGATTTCGATATTTGA
- the rsmH gene encoding 16S rRNA (cytosine(1402)-N(4))-methyltransferase RsmH: MFEHYSVLNRETIEGLNVKPEGTYVDCTLGGGGHSEVILKQLSDKGKLYAFDQDKQAIEATAARLAEYGDRIEYIQANFRHLKSELEERGVTEVDGVVFDLGVSSPQLDQAERGFSYQHDAPLDMRMNQHQALSAYEVVNTWSYEQLVRIFFQYGEENFSKQVARKIEKRREAKPIETTFELVEVIKEAIPAPARRKGGHPAKRIFQAIRIAVNDELQAFRDALQQTAEIVAVGGRVSVITFHSLEDRMCKQAFKSWSTPLPVPRNIPILPEDSKAPFALITRKPILASVEELEDNRRSRSAKLRVAEKIKPWSSKFEF; the protein is encoded by the coding sequence TTGTTTGAACATTATAGTGTGCTGAACAGAGAGACGATTGAAGGACTCAATGTGAAGCCAGAAGGTACATATGTGGATTGCACCCTAGGCGGAGGAGGTCACTCCGAAGTAATTTTGAAGCAGTTATCTGATAAAGGGAAACTGTATGCGTTTGACCAGGACAAGCAAGCCATCGAGGCCACAGCGGCAAGATTAGCGGAGTATGGCGATCGAATCGAATATATCCAGGCGAATTTCCGACATCTGAAAAGCGAATTAGAGGAAAGAGGCGTCACGGAAGTCGATGGTGTAGTATTTGACCTTGGCGTGTCCTCCCCACAGCTCGATCAGGCGGAAAGAGGATTCAGCTATCAGCACGATGCGCCGCTTGATATGCGCATGAACCAGCATCAGGCGCTTTCTGCCTACGAGGTGGTTAATACGTGGTCTTACGAGCAACTTGTACGGATTTTCTTCCAATATGGAGAAGAGAATTTTTCCAAGCAAGTTGCAAGAAAAATAGAGAAAAGACGAGAAGCGAAACCGATTGAAACAACATTTGAACTTGTGGAAGTGATCAAGGAAGCGATTCCTGCACCAGCAAGAAGAAAAGGCGGCCATCCGGCCAAAAGAATCTTTCAGGCAATCCGGATTGCGGTAAATGACGAATTACAAGCATTCCGTGATGCGCTGCAGCAGACAGCAGAGATAGTTGCAGTCGGGGGAAGAGTTTCAGTCATTACCTTCCACTCGCTGGAGGACAGAATGTGTAAGCAGGCATTTAAATCATGGAGCACACCGCTGCCGGTACCGCGCAATATCCCAATTTTGCCGGAGGACAGCAAGGCACCGTTTGCTCTCATTACGAGAAAGCCGATATTGGCAAGTGTTGAGGAACTGGAAGATAACAGAAGATCCCGTTCCGCCAAACTCCGCGTAGCAGAAAAAATAAAACCGTGGAGTTCGAAATTCGAATTCTAA
- the ftsL gene encoding cell division protein FtsL has translation MSAERARSWQQSSPAQRPQQQPKRQVKVKVHKKTWITPGEKVLYAVFSLVILAAAAYFVTFAASTYNVNRDLEALDSEISHQKVANTDLTYEVKELSKPERIIDIARDAGLKVQSAKVKEANKVSE, from the coding sequence TTGAGCGCAGAACGTGCAAGAAGCTGGCAGCAGAGCAGTCCGGCACAAAGACCGCAGCAGCAGCCTAAACGACAGGTAAAAGTAAAAGTTCATAAGAAAACGTGGATTACGCCGGGAGAGAAGGTTCTATATGCCGTTTTCAGTCTAGTTATCTTGGCTGCAGCAGCTTATTTCGTCACCTTCGCAGCTTCTACGTATAACGTGAACCGTGACTTGGAAGCACTGGACTCTGAAATCAGCCACCAGAAGGTTGCGAATACAGATCTGACTTATGAAGTGAAAGAATTGAGCAAGCCGGAGCGCATCATCGATATCGCACGTGATGCAGGTCTGAAGGTGCAAAGTGCCAAAGTAAAAGAAGCAAACAAAGTCTCTGAATAA
- a CDS encoding penicillin-binding protein, whose amino-acid sequence MKKNKTTQRMAMVLLSVFALLFLVLAGRFLFIQASGEVAGVNLKKFAESKRTDSYTLEATRGKILDRNGMELAYDQPTYSIYAIVSEEYSADKEHPIHVTNVDKTAKEIAEIIGADENDLKKRLQDGIDGGKFQVEFGSAGSGLSQDQKKKIEDLELPGIQFTEEAERFYPNGTFASQVIGLAQRQDGVITGLTGIEQQLNDQLAGKNGNISYEQDGYGYKLLNPNEEVQAAQDGDNVYLTIDQKIQTLLEDTLTQVDDKWNPKKISAVVMNPKTGEIVAMSNRPSYDPNDPENVENWYNDSISNPMEPGSTMKMFTVASAIEEGKWNPDEEYKSGTYKVDKDTTIGDYNKSWGSISYLEGIQRSSNVAVANLVANKIGEDKFLEYLKKFHFDQKSGIDLPGEIPGTILYNYEAERISTAYGQGTTATPIQMVTAASAIANDGKMVTPHIIDKIVNPDTKKVVEQKKTEVQAEPISKETADETLKILESVVTSEHGTGKPYKLDDYSVAGKTGTAQIPNPNGGGYMQGKNNYLFSFLGMAPANDPELIMYVSVLQPELSETETGSEPSAFIFKNVMENALHYMDISPDQADDKNEVSEKRVPDIEGMSTHATKKALEDTGMDVVVVGEGDQVATTSVESGQTVLEGERAIIVTDEPTMPDINGWSMREVLELGELLQLDVETINSGYAKTQSIKKGTKLNKNDYLAVEFST is encoded by the coding sequence ATGAAAAAGAACAAGACAACACAGAGAATGGCGATGGTTCTGTTATCCGTTTTTGCCTTGCTCTTTCTTGTCTTAGCTGGACGTTTCTTGTTCATCCAGGCATCCGGTGAAGTTGCTGGAGTTAATTTAAAGAAATTTGCAGAAAGTAAGCGGACTGACTCGTATACGCTCGAAGCTACGAGAGGGAAGATACTGGATCGCAATGGAATGGAGTTGGCGTATGATCAGCCAACTTATTCTATTTATGCGATTGTTAGTGAAGAGTATTCCGCGGATAAAGAACATCCGATCCATGTAACGAATGTGGATAAGACGGCAAAAGAAATTGCTGAAATCATCGGAGCAGATGAAAATGATCTGAAAAAACGGCTCCAGGATGGAATTGACGGCGGCAAGTTCCAGGTGGAATTCGGTTCCGCGGGAAGCGGATTATCTCAGGATCAGAAGAAGAAGATTGAAGACCTCGAGTTGCCTGGAATCCAGTTCACAGAAGAAGCAGAGCGCTTCTATCCGAATGGTACTTTTGCTTCGCAAGTAATTGGGCTGGCACAGCGACAAGATGGTGTGATTACTGGCTTAACAGGAATTGAACAACAGCTGAATGATCAGCTTGCAGGGAAAAACGGGAATATATCCTATGAACAAGATGGTTATGGATACAAGCTGCTGAATCCGAATGAAGAAGTGCAGGCAGCCCAAGATGGGGATAATGTCTATCTGACTATTGATCAGAAAATCCAGACTTTACTGGAGGATACACTCACCCAAGTGGATGATAAGTGGAATCCTAAGAAAATCAGTGCAGTCGTCATGAATCCAAAAACAGGTGAGATTGTAGCGATGAGCAACCGCCCAAGCTATGATCCGAACGATCCAGAGAATGTAGAAAACTGGTACAATGACTCCATTTCAAATCCGATGGAACCTGGATCGACTATGAAAATGTTCACAGTCGCGTCTGCTATCGAAGAGGGGAAATGGAATCCGGATGAAGAATATAAATCCGGAACATATAAGGTCGACAAAGATACGACTATAGGTGACTATAATAAATCGTGGGGTTCCATCAGTTACTTAGAAGGAATTCAGCGTTCTTCCAACGTTGCAGTTGCGAATCTGGTGGCTAATAAAATCGGTGAAGATAAATTTCTTGAATATCTGAAGAAATTCCATTTTGACCAAAAGTCTGGTATTGATTTGCCGGGTGAAATACCAGGTACTATTTTGTACAATTACGAAGCGGAGCGAATCAGTACAGCGTATGGGCAAGGGACGACAGCAACGCCGATTCAAATGGTCACTGCTGCCAGTGCCATTGCCAACGATGGCAAAATGGTGACACCGCATATCATCGATAAAATTGTCAATCCTGATACGAAGAAAGTAGTCGAGCAGAAAAAGACAGAGGTTCAGGCGGAACCAATATCGAAAGAAACGGCAGATGAGACATTGAAAATACTTGAGTCAGTCGTAACTTCCGAACATGGTACTGGTAAACCGTATAAACTGGATGATTATAGTGTGGCCGGTAAGACTGGTACGGCACAAATACCAAATCCAAACGGTGGCGGCTATATGCAAGGTAAGAATAATTATCTATTCTCCTTCCTTGGCATGGCGCCTGCTAATGATCCAGAATTGATCATGTATGTATCTGTGCTGCAGCCTGAATTGAGTGAAACGGAAACTGGCAGTGAACCATCTGCATTCATCTTCAAAAATGTAATGGAAAATGCGCTGCATTATATGGATATCAGTCCAGACCAAGCAGACGATAAAAATGAAGTTTCTGAAAAACGAGTGCCGGATATTGAAGGCATGTCTACTCACGCAACGAAGAAAGCGCTAGAAGACACTGGAATGGATGTAGTTGTTGTCGGTGAGGGAGACCAGGTTGCCACAACGAGTGTTGAAAGCGGGCAAACTGTTCTGGAAGGCGAACGCGCCATCATCGTCACGGATGAACCGACGATGCCGGATATTAATGGATGGTCCATGCGTGAAGTGCTTGAATTGGGAGAATTGCTACAGCTGGATGTGGAAACAATCAACAGCGGCTACGCCAAGACACAAAGCATCAAAAAAGGAACGAAACTGAATAAGAACGACTATCTTGCTGTCGAATTCTCGACATAA
- a CDS encoding stage V sporulation protein D: protein MKRVSNVTMRKRLVTVFILAFIVFLIIGIRLAYVQFVLGKDLVDKAEDSWSRNITFEPERGKILDRNGAVLAENVSAPTVMVVPRQIKDPEKTAEKLAEILGMEKDKAMQHVTKKASIERIHPEGRKISEEQAEAIQALNMEGVYIAKDSKRHYPNGDYLSHVLGFSGIDNQGLMGLEAYYDEELSGESGSLSFFSDAKGHRLEDMADVYSPPTDGMDLQLTIDSDIQTIIERELDNAEAKYNPDGAIALAVDPDTGEILGMSSRPSFEPENYNEADPDTYNRNLPIWSSYEPGSTFKIITLAAALEEKVVDLENDHFHDSGAIKVDGATLHCWKRGGHGDQTYLEVVQNSCNPGFVSLGQKLGTDRLFSYIKDFGFGEKTGIDLQGEGKGILFDPTKIGQVETATTAFGQGVSVTPIQQVMGVSAAINGGYLYQPHIAKSWKNPVTGDTETATETVMKRRVVSEDTSEQVRHALENVVAKGTGRGAYREGFRIGGKTGTAQKVGANGTYMENNYILSFIGFAPANDPEIVVYLAIDNPKNTIQFGGKVAAPIVGTILEDSLRSMGVEPQTDGLEKSYSWPEEPPAEAPDFVGMKKRELTEYYTTLNLELSGTGEYIIDQEPKAGIKMEAGSTIRLYLSENPPE from the coding sequence TTGAAGAGAGTATCCAATGTTACGATGCGCAAGCGGTTAGTCACTGTTTTTATTTTGGCTTTTATCGTGTTCCTTATTATCGGAATCCGATTGGCATATGTCCAGTTTGTCTTAGGTAAAGACTTAGTGGACAAGGCTGAGGATTCCTGGAGCAGAAATATCACATTTGAGCCGGAAAGAGGAAAGATACTTGACCGTAATGGTGCGGTGCTGGCAGAGAATGTGTCTGCACCGACTGTCATGGTCGTACCACGTCAGATCAAGGATCCCGAAAAGACAGCCGAGAAGCTGGCAGAAATTCTTGGGATGGAAAAGGACAAGGCAATGCAGCACGTGACGAAGAAGGCATCTATCGAAAGAATTCACCCTGAAGGACGAAAAATTTCCGAAGAGCAGGCAGAAGCAATTCAGGCGCTGAACATGGAGGGCGTTTATATTGCCAAAGATTCAAAACGACACTATCCAAATGGGGATTATCTGTCTCATGTACTTGGTTTCAGTGGTATAGATAACCAGGGGTTAATGGGCCTGGAGGCATACTATGATGAAGAACTGAGCGGAGAATCAGGCAGCCTGTCGTTTTTCTCTGATGCAAAAGGGCATCGATTGGAAGACATGGCAGATGTCTATTCACCGCCGACGGATGGTATGGACCTTCAGCTGACGATTGACTCTGATATCCAGACAATTATAGAGCGGGAACTGGATAATGCAGAAGCAAAATATAATCCGGATGGTGCGATTGCACTGGCTGTAGATCCTGATACAGGTGAAATCCTCGGAATGTCCTCGAGACCATCATTCGAACCGGAAAATTACAACGAAGCCGATCCTGATACGTATAATAGGAATCTGCCGATTTGGAGTTCGTATGAGCCAGGTAGTACATTTAAGATCATCACACTTGCTGCGGCACTTGAAGAGAAGGTAGTTGACCTTGAGAACGATCATTTCCATGACAGTGGAGCTATCAAAGTGGACGGTGCCACCTTGCATTGCTGGAAACGCGGCGGACATGGTGATCAAACATATTTAGAGGTTGTACAAAATTCTTGTAACCCAGGTTTTGTCTCACTAGGGCAGAAGCTAGGGACGGACCGTCTATTCTCTTATATCAAGGATTTTGGGTTCGGTGAGAAAACTGGTATCGATTTGCAAGGGGAAGGAAAAGGTATTTTATTCGATCCCACGAAAATCGGGCAGGTAGAGACAGCCACCACTGCTTTCGGACAAGGTGTTTCCGTCACTCCGATCCAGCAAGTGATGGGTGTATCAGCTGCTATCAACGGAGGCTACTTATACCAGCCCCATATCGCCAAGTCATGGAAGAATCCAGTTACCGGTGACACGGAAACAGCCACAGAGACAGTCATGAAACGACGGGTAGTGTCAGAGGATACATCAGAACAGGTTCGTCATGCATTAGAAAATGTTGTAGCAAAAGGGACAGGACGAGGAGCTTACCGTGAAGGATTTCGGATTGGCGGTAAAACAGGAACAGCCCAGAAAGTGGGAGCCAACGGAACCTATATGGAAAACAATTATATTCTTTCCTTCATCGGATTTGCACCTGCCAATGACCCTGAAATCGTGGTCTACCTTGCTATAGATAATCCGAAAAACACAATCCAATTCGGTGGTAAAGTGGCAGCGCCGATTGTAGGTACTATTCTGGAGGACAGCCTTCGTTCAATGGGAGTAGAACCGCAGACGGATGGATTGGAGAAATCTTACAGCTGGCCGGAAGAGCCGCCAGCAGAAGCACCTGATTTTGTCGGTATGAAAAAGCGGGAACTGACAGAATATTACACTACACTGAACTTGGAATTGAGCGGAACCGGCGAATATATCATCGATCAAGAACCAAAAGCTGGAATAAAGATGGAAGCAGGATCCACTATCCGCCTGTATTTATCTGAAAACCCGCCTGAATAA
- a CDS encoding UDP-N-acetylmuramoyl-L-alanyl-D-glutamate--2,6-diaminopimelate ligase: protein MSALPFYEQQAAHEEIDITGLTIDSREIKSGNLFICIDGAVVDGHTFARQAEEQGAAAILAERPLDVSIPVILVKDTLRALAPLANTFYGHPSKEMRVIGITGTNGKTSMTYLLESIFRANEEATGVIGTIQMKIKDETFPVKNTTPDALFLQKGFRNMVDEGVDTAVIEVSSHALDRGRVHGTDFDIAVFTNLSQDHLDYHESFEDYFHAKSLLFSQLGNTFDPEHPKYAVINADDRYAEALIKSTAQPICTYGIDKEADIMAKDIQLASNGTTFLLQTPKGEARITSKLMGKFNVYNMLAAVGAAICSGIPFATICSTLHETTGVAGRFEPVMAGQSFGVIVDYAHTPDSLENVLTTIKSFVKGNIITVVGCGGDRDKTKRPLMAGKAVQYSDTSIFTADNPRSEDPQAILDDMIRGLESDHYVVVPDRAEAIQRAIDLAGNDDIVLIAGKGHETYQIVGNQVLDFDDRLVAAQAIKRAGLGE, encoded by the coding sequence TTGTCCGCACTGCCTTTTTACGAACAGCAGGCGGCCCATGAAGAAATCGACATTACCGGATTGACAATCGATTCCCGGGAAATTAAATCTGGCAATCTATTCATATGCATAGACGGAGCAGTAGTCGACGGACATACGTTTGCCAGACAGGCCGAGGAGCAAGGGGCGGCGGCTATTTTAGCCGAACGTCCGCTGGATGTATCCATTCCAGTTATTCTAGTAAAAGACACGCTTCGCGCTTTGGCTCCATTAGCGAATACTTTCTATGGTCACCCATCGAAAGAGATGCGGGTGATCGGTATTACTGGTACCAATGGCAAGACAAGCATGACATATTTGCTTGAAAGTATTTTCCGTGCTAATGAGGAAGCTACTGGCGTGATTGGTACGATTCAGATGAAGATCAAGGACGAGACGTTTCCGGTGAAAAATACGACACCGGATGCGCTGTTCCTGCAAAAAGGGTTCCGTAATATGGTCGATGAAGGAGTCGATACGGCTGTCATCGAGGTATCTTCCCATGCTTTGGACAGGGGACGAGTACATGGCACCGATTTTGATATCGCTGTATTCACGAATCTATCACAGGATCATCTTGATTATCATGAAAGCTTTGAGGACTACTTCCATGCGAAAAGTCTTTTATTCTCTCAGCTTGGCAATACCTTCGATCCAGAGCATCCGAAGTACGCCGTAATCAATGCAGATGACCGTTACGCTGAAGCATTGATCAAATCAACTGCACAGCCAATTTGCACGTACGGGATTGATAAGGAAGCAGACATTATGGCTAAGGATATTCAGCTGGCATCCAACGGTACGACTTTCTTACTTCAAACACCGAAGGGCGAAGCAAGAATAACGAGCAAGCTGATGGGTAAATTCAATGTCTATAATATGCTTGCTGCAGTAGGAGCCGCTATTTGCAGCGGTATACCGTTTGCGACGATCTGCAGTACACTGCATGAGACGACTGGTGTAGCAGGCCGCTTCGAGCCTGTCATGGCAGGACAGTCATTTGGGGTGATTGTTGACTATGCACACACACCGGATTCCTTGGAGAATGTCCTGACGACGATAAAATCGTTCGTGAAGGGCAATATAATTACAGTGGTAGGCTGTGGCGGTGACCGCGATAAAACAAAACGCCCGCTTATGGCAGGAAAAGCTGTCCAATATTCGGATACATCCATTTTCACAGCGGATAATCCGCGTTCTGAGGATCCGCAAGCTATCCTTGATGATATGATCAGAGGATTGGAATCCGACCATTATGTTGTCGTACCAGACCGGGCAGAAGCGATTCAGCGTGCTATCGATCTTGCAGGAAATGACGATATCGTCTTGATTGCAGGGAAAGGGCATGAGACATATCAGATCGTAGGAAATCAGGTTCTTGATTTCGATGATCGTCTAGTTGCAGCACAAGCCATAAAAAGAGCGGGATTAGGAGAATGA